From Panthera uncia isolate 11264 chromosome E1, Puncia_PCG_1.0, whole genome shotgun sequence, one genomic window encodes:
- the SAMD14 gene encoding sterile alpha motif domain-containing protein 14 codes for MASSKLREPADEVFDLDLAVPETVRLDSSLHKARAQLLAKGRRHRPSRSRLRDSASSAEDGEGSDGPGGKVTDGCGSPLHRLRSPLHSGPGSPAGGSFCLEPPGLRRSLDEDEPPPSPLTRYRPLHNATSHEGLAAASCSPPRSAPSSDSSPSFVRRHPRAEPHSEDDSRDASPPEPASPTIGLDKKTRRKFLDLGVTLRRASTSKSRKDKSSNRLSMGSRESVEGSGRSGGSPFLPFSWFTDSGKGSASSGNTTSPACSPKHEGFSPKKSASQESTLSDDSTPPSSSPKIPSGPRQETKCSYPYHTLSQSSDEFLDEPLPTVHHWTSQQVGQWLHSLNLEQYAAEFAARQVDGPQLLQLDGSKLKSLGLSNSHDRALVKRKVKELAAAAEKERKAQEKAARQREKLRRREQEAKKS; via the exons ATGGCTTCTTCAAAGCTACGAGAACCTGCAGACGAGGTTTTTG ACCTGGACTTGGCTGTGCCAGAGACCGTCAGACTGGACAGCAGTTTACATAAGGCCCGAGCCCAGCTACTGGCCAAGGGCCGGAGACACCGACCTTCCCGCTCCAGGCTTCGGGACAGTGCCAGCTCTGCAGAGGATGGCGAAGGCTCCGATGGGCCCGGAGGCAAG gtgacGGACGGCTGCGGGAGCCCCCTGCACCGGCTGCGCTCGCCTCTGCACTCGGGCCCGGGGTCCCCGGCGGGGGGCTCTTTCTGCCTGGAGCCTCCGGGGTTGCGGCGCAGCCTGGACGAAGACGAGCCGCCGCCCTCGCCGCTCACACGCTACCGGCCCCTGCACAACGCCACCTCGCACGAGGGCCTGGCCGCCGCCTCCTGCTCGCCGCCGCGCTCCGCGCCCTCCTCGGACAGCTCGCCCAGCTTCGTGCGCCGCCACCCGCGCGCGGAGCCGCACAGCGAAG ATGACAGCCGGGACGCCAGCCCCCCTGAGCCTGCCAGCCCCACCATCGGCCTGGATAAGAAGACTCGCCGCAAGTTCTTGGACCTGGG GGTCACCTTACGCAGAGCATCCACTAGCAAGAGCCGGAAGGACAAGAGCAGCAACCGCTTGTCCATGGGCAGCAG GGAGTCAGTGGAGGGGTCCGGCAGGTCAGGGGGCTCCCCGTTCCTGCCCttttcctggttcacagacagcGGCAAGGGCTCGGCGTCCTCTGGCAACACCACCTCCCCCGCCTGCTCCCCTAAACACGAGGGCTTCAGCCCGAAGAAGTCGGCTTCTCAG GAATCCACCCTGAGTGATGACTCCACACCGCCCAGCAGCAGCCCCAAGATCCCCAGTGGTCCCCGGCAGGAGACCAAGTGTTCCTACCCCTACCACACGCTGTCCCAATCTTCGGATGAG TTCCTGGACGAACCTCTCCCCACTGTCCACCACTGGACCAGTCAGCAGGTGGGCCAGTGGCTGCACAGCCTCAACCTGGAGCAGTATGCCGCTGAGTTCGCCGCGCGGCAGGTGGATGGGCCCCAGCTCCTGCAGCTGGATGGAAGCAAACTGAAG agcctggggctcagcaactcgcATGACCGGGCGCTAGTGAAGCGGAAGGTGAAGGAGCTGGCAGCGGCCGCTGAGAAGGAGCGCAAGGCCCAGGAGAAGGCCGCACGGCAGCGCGAGAAACTCCGGCGCAGGGAGCAGGAGGCCAAGAAAAGCTAG
- the PDK2 gene encoding pyruvate dehydrogenase kinase, isozyme 2, with the protein MRWVRALLKNASLAGAPKYIEHFSKFSPSPLSMKQFLDFGSSNACEKTSFTFLRQELPVRLANIMKEINLLPDRVLSTPSVQLVQSWYVQSLLDIMEFLDKDPEDHCTLSQFTDALITIRNRHNDVVPTMAQGVLEYKDTYGDDPVSNQNIQYFLDRFYLSRISIRMLINQHTLIFDGSTNPAHPKHIGSIDPNCNVSEVVKDAYDMAKLLCDKYYMASPDLEIQEINTSNSKQPIHMVYVPSHLYHMLFELFKNAMRATVESHESSLVLPPIKVMVALGEEDLSIKMSDRGGGVPLRKIERLFSYMYSTAPTPQPGTGGTPLAGFGYGLPISRLYAKYFQGDLQLFSMEGFGTDAVIYLKALSTDSVERLPVYNKSAWRHYQTIQEAGDWCVPSTEPKNTSTYRVS; encoded by the exons atgcGCTGGGTCCGCGCGCTGCTGAAAAATGCGTCCCTGGCAGGGGCGCCCAAGTACATCGAACACTTCAGCAAGTTCTCCCCGTCCCCGCTGTCCATGAAGCAGTTTCTGGACTTCG ggTCCAGCAATGCCTGTGAGAAAACCTCATTCACCTTCCTGAGGCAGGAGCTGCCCGTGCGCCTGGCCAACATCATGAAAGAGATTAACCTGCTTCCCGACCGGGTGCTGAGCACGCCCTCGGTACAGCTGGTCCAGAGCTG GTATGTCCAAAGTCTCCTGGACATCATGGAGTTCCTGGACAAAGACCCCGAGGACCATTGTACCCTGAGCCA GTTCACCGATGCCCTGATCACCATCCGGAACCGCCACAACGACGTGGTGCCCACCATGGCGCAGGGCGTGCTGGAGTACAAGGACACCTACGGCGACGACCCGGTCTCCAACCAGAACATCCAGTACTTTCTGGACCGCTTCTACCTCAGCCGCATCTCCATCCGCATGCTCATCAACCAGCACA CCCTGATTTTTGACGGCAGCACCAACCCGGCCCACCCCAAACACATTGGTAGCATTGACCCCAACTGCAACGTCTCTGAGGTGGTGAAGG ATGCCTATGATATGGCCAAGCTCCTGTGTGACAAGTACTACATGGCCTCCCCTGACTTGGAGATCCAAGAGATCAATA CCTCCAACTCCAAACAGCCAATTCACATGGTCTATGTCCCCTCCCACCTCTACCACATGCTTTTTGAACTCTTCAAG AATGCCATGCGCGCAACTGTGGAAAGCCACGAGTCCAGCCTTGTCCTCCCACCTATCAAGGTCATGGTGGCCTTGGGTGAGGAAGATCTGTCCATCAAA ATGAGTGACCGGGGTGGGGGAGTCCCCCTGAGGAAGATCGAGCGACTCTTCAGCTACATGTActccacagcccccaccccccagccaggCACTGGAGGGACCCCGCTG GCTGGCTTCGGGTACGGGCTCCCCATTTCCCGCCTCTATGCCAAGTACTTCCAGGGAGACCTGCAGCTCTTCTCCATGGAGGGCTTTGGGACCGATGCTGTCATCTACCTCAAG GCCCTGTCCACGGACTCCGTGGAACGCCTGCCCGTCTACAACAAGTCAGCCTGGCGTCACTACCAGACCATCCAGGAGGCGGGCGACTGgtgtgtgcccagcacagagcccaagaacACGTCCACCTACCGTGTCAGCTAG